One stretch of Miscanthus floridulus cultivar M001 chromosome 18, ASM1932011v1, whole genome shotgun sequence DNA includes these proteins:
- the LOC136523967 gene encoding secreted RxLR effector protein 161-like yields the protein MEMKLKLLKEGTTPAVDATEYRSLIGSLRYLCNSRPDLAYAVGYLSRFMEAPRQEHLAAVKRVLRYVAGTVHWGVHYRPAGRRGTAPQLIGYSDSDLAGDVNDRKSTGGLIFFMAGGPVAWQSSKQKVVALSSCEAEYIAAAGAACEGVWLARLLAELIGGAVRAPKLMVDNKSAIALMKNPVHHDRSKHIDVKYHFIRECWDRRLIDIEFVGTEHQLGDILTKALGRSRFQELRGEIGMKKLG from the coding sequence ATGGAGATGAAATTGAAGCTCCTAAAAGAGGGCACGACGCCGGCTGTTGACGCCACCGAGTATCGCAGTCTCATCGGCAGCCTCAGGTACCTATGTAACTCAAGGCCGGACCTAGCATATGCTGTTGGGTACCTCAGCAGGTTCATGGAAGCGCCACGACAGGAGCACCTCGCGGCAGTCAAGCGAGTCCTCCGGTATGTGGCAGGCACGGTGCACTGGGGAGTGCACTACCGTCCGGCAGGAAGAAGAGGAACAGCGCCCCAGCTGATAGGCTACTCCGACAGCGATTTAGCTGGGGACGTGAACGATCGCAAGAGCACAGGCGGTCTCATCTTCTTCATGGCTGGTGGACCGGTTGCTTGGCAATCGTCAAAGCAGAAAGTGGTCGCCCTATCGTCctgcgaggcagagtacatagCGGCGGCCGGAGCAGCGTGCGAAGGAGTCTGGCTAGCACGTCTGCTGGCAGAGCTCATCGGAGGAGCTGTCCGCGCACCGAAGCTCATGGTGGACAACAAGTCCGCCATCGCACTGATGAAGAACCCTGTTCATCACGACCGGAGTAAGCACATTGATGTAAAATACCACTTCATCCGGGAGTGCTGGGACAGAAGGCTGATTGACATAGAGTTCGTCGGCACTGAGCATCAGCTGGGCGACATTCTCACAAAAGCGCTCGGTCGTTCTCGGTTTCAAGAGCTCCGTGGTGAGATCGGCATGAAGAAGTTAGGCTAG